One window of the Asticcacaulis sp. SL142 genome contains the following:
- a CDS encoding alpha/beta hydrolase fold domain-containing protein, with protein MTAQTLTLAGADLDPDIARFIAITSEAYHQHPPFEALSPAEIRAVAEAVREPWVKGGPVMARTEEHSVPTPYGEVRVRLHDPLLPSDTPKPVLIYVHGGGWMLFSINTHDRLMREYAARGGFVVIGVDYSHAPAARFPVALNEVLATLHWVRDHAETLNIDANRIAIGGDSVGGNMSVAAALSLRDQGQGDLLKGLVLNYGAFDDVCAPEDVKRYGGDGYMLTAEEMVMFWDNYLNSDAERQNPLVVPMRGDMTGLPPAFFAVAQCDVLSRQSLKLAEKMTTAGVDTQTVIYAGASHSFLEAVSIAPLAEQALTDGAQWLFKILTL; from the coding sequence ATGACGGCGCAGACATTGACCTTGGCAGGGGCCGATTTAGACCCGGATATTGCGCGCTTTATCGCCATCACGTCTGAGGCCTATCACCAGCATCCGCCGTTTGAGGCCCTGTCGCCCGCAGAGATCCGTGCCGTGGCCGAAGCGGTGCGCGAACCGTGGGTCAAAGGCGGCCCCGTCATGGCCCGCACTGAGGAACATAGCGTACCGACACCTTACGGCGAGGTGCGCGTGCGTCTGCATGATCCCCTGCTGCCGTCAGATACCCCAAAGCCGGTTCTGATCTATGTTCACGGCGGCGGCTGGATGCTGTTTTCGATCAACACCCACGACCGGCTGATGCGCGAATATGCGGCCCGGGGCGGTTTTGTGGTCATCGGCGTCGATTACAGCCATGCCCCCGCCGCCCGCTTTCCGGTGGCACTAAACGAAGTCCTCGCCACCCTTCACTGGGTGCGCGACCATGCGGAAACCTTGAATATCGATGCGAACCGCATCGCCATCGGCGGGGATTCGGTCGGCGGCAATATGTCGGTGGCGGCGGCTTTGAGCCTGCGCGATCAAGGCCAAGGCGATCTGCTCAAAGGTCTGGTGCTCAATTACGGTGCCTTTGATGACGTATGCGCGCCGGAGGACGTTAAGCGCTACGGCGGCGACGGCTATATGCTGACCGCCGAAGAAATGGTCATGTTCTGGGACAATTATCTCAACAGCGACGCCGAGCGCCAGAACCCGCTGGTAGTACCCATGCGCGGTGACATGACCGGCCTGCCGCCAGCTTTTTTCGCGGTGGCCCAGTGCGATGTCCTAAGCCGCCAAAGTCTGAAACTGGCGGAAAAAATGACCACCGCCGGGGTCGATACCCAAACCGTCATCTATGCCGGTGCGTCCCACAGCTTCCTTGAGGCCGTCTCCATCGCCCCTTTGGCCGAGCAAGCTCTGACAGACGGCGCGCAGTGGCTATTTAAGATTTTGACCCTATAG
- a CDS encoding AraC family transcriptional regulator, which translates to MVLKALRSTHGEDYQHVNRPIAILIDEYPTGFVDPPHAHERAQLLYATEGVMTVITDAVSFTIPPQRGVWMPAGVRHEAHCRGHVSLKTLYVASETDPRLPTRCQSLKISPLLRELIIEASHLPIEYALTGRDARIMELILDEIAEAVEHPVSALNVPMPSDPRLVRICRAIMDDPSSEDDLDHWADIACMGRRTFTRAFRRETGVSFSEWRQQVRLAEAISMLSQGKSVTSVAYDVGYNSPSAFTAMFQRAFGASPSQYFDPKGQPRS; encoded by the coding sequence ATGGTTCTCAAGGCATTACGCAGCACCCACGGCGAAGATTATCAGCACGTCAACCGCCCGATTGCGATACTGATTGACGAGTATCCGACAGGGTTTGTCGATCCGCCCCACGCCCACGAACGCGCCCAGCTTTTGTACGCCACCGAAGGCGTGATGACGGTCATCACCGATGCGGTCAGCTTCACCATCCCGCCCCAGCGTGGGGTGTGGATGCCGGCCGGTGTGCGTCACGAAGCCCATTGTCGTGGTCATGTGTCCTTAAAAACCCTTTATGTCGCCTCTGAAACCGATCCGCGTTTGCCGACCCGGTGCCAGAGCCTGAAGATTTCCCCGTTGCTCAGGGAACTGATTATCGAAGCCAGCCACCTGCCGATCGAATATGCCCTGACCGGACGTGACGCACGGATCATGGAACTGATCCTGGATGAGATTGCCGAAGCGGTTGAACATCCGGTGTCGGCGCTCAATGTGCCCATGCCGTCTGATCCGCGTCTGGTGCGCATCTGCCGGGCGATCATGGATGACCCCTCAAGCGAAGATGACCTCGATCACTGGGCCGATATCGCCTGCATGGGTCGCCGTACCTTTACCCGTGCCTTTCGCCGTGAAACCGGCGTCAGCTTTTCCGAGTGGCGCCAGCAGGTCCGGCTGGCCGAAGCCATCTCCATGCTGTCGCAGGGCAAGTCGGTTACCTCGGTGGCCTATGATGTCGGCTACAACAGTCCGTCGGCCTTTACCGCCATGTTTCAGCGCGCGTTTGGCGCCTCGCCCAGCCAGTATTTTGACCCGAAAGGCCAGCCCAGAAGCTAG
- a CDS encoding FMN-binding negative transcriptional regulator, giving the protein MMDPKPPKYAPRSDADILSLIEAHTFAWIVSAGSGYGATPLPLRPRLDAEGKLVAFAGHFARSNPQVERLKAHSRALILFMGPHAYVSPSWMADRTQASTWNYMSAAFECDLTFIEDADGIEADLNDLIVAMEAGRPNGWSMAEMGERAHRLARGIIGFRADIVSQNAAFKLGQDERDDVFTDILNGLTEEGEHDLMQHMRVYNPGRG; this is encoded by the coding sequence ATGATGGATCCGAAACCACCTAAGTACGCGCCGCGCAGTGATGCGGATATCCTAAGCCTGATCGAAGCCCACACGTTCGCCTGGATCGTATCGGCGGGCAGCGGGTACGGGGCCACGCCCCTGCCGCTTCGTCCGCGCCTGGATGCTGAGGGTAAGCTGGTGGCGTTTGCCGGTCACTTTGCGCGTTCAAACCCGCAGGTCGAACGGCTCAAAGCGCACTCGCGCGCCCTGATCCTGTTTATGGGCCCGCACGCCTATGTGTCGCCGTCATGGATGGCTGACCGCACTCAGGCCTCGACCTGGAACTACATGTCAGCGGCGTTTGAATGCGACCTGACATTTATCGAAGATGCTGACGGGATCGAAGCCGATCTTAATGACCTGATTGTCGCAATGGAAGCGGGTCGCCCGAATGGCTGGTCGATGGCCGAGATGGGCGAACGCGCTCACCGGCTGGCGCGCGGCATCATCGGCTTTCGCGCCGATATCGTTTCCCAAAACGCCGCCTTCAAGCTGGGGCAGGATGAGCGCGACGACGTATTCACTGATATTCTGAACGGACTAACTGAGGAAGGAGAGCACGACCTGATGCAGCATATGCGTGTCTATAACCCCGGTCGCGGTTAA
- a CDS encoding S9 family peptidase has protein sequence MNRRQFLVSASAAAFMSGLPAFAAQAGTLTPPIPAVRPKRIEQLGRVRTDNYAWLRDPNYSAFLKGERPLDPEIEAHLNAENAYADQVMIAAQAWEGTFAVNMMAMTAASDPVPSAPKGGFIYYTYVRPGEDHLVHARKPAGGGDEQVLLDEQARSRGQSYYRVIEAQISPDHSLFVWAEDLKGSDRHRICVHDLKTGEIRSWEDGYGWSGLTVSADSQWVFWIWRDPYGRPAKVYRANARGPVVQTLIYEEKDPALFVSIGRMASDAYNFIHISGPDVDEWRLIPADAPTAAPQLMQARNVGLHYEVCDWNGKLVITTDADGAVDGKLMTALPGQSASDWQAFRPYAAGTHILSVTPFKDHLVIRQRRDGKLEIVVMSKDGKTAQVAFDEPAYDVTVADGQVFYGHTVRLIYQSPRTPPHHIDYDMATGTHTVVTRQTIANFDPEKYEVRRLMAPAPDGETVPLTVLMRTGTKLNGQSPLLIYGYGAYGLSSEAEFSIPALALVNEGFIYAIAHVRGGSEKGRNWFLNGRRFKKANSFTDFNACADYLIKHKYTRKRKIVAYGLSAGGLLVGGAMNLRPDLYAGVIAQVPFVDMLNTMSDDTHPLVPAFRPDWGDPLTDPVAYDYIAAISPYENVRKAAYPMVLATAGVRDDRVSYWEAAKWVANLRVHTTSDKPILFKVNMTAGHQSASGLSDIYAQMATFWAFAQLSVYDA, from the coding sequence ATGAACCGGCGACAGTTTTTAGTATCGGCGTCTGCTGCCGCGTTCATGTCGGGTCTACCTGCGTTCGCGGCTCAGGCGGGGACACTTACCCCGCCCATACCCGCCGTGAGACCCAAACGGATCGAGCAGCTTGGGCGGGTGCGTACCGACAACTACGCCTGGCTGCGCGACCCGAATTACAGCGCTTTTCTGAAAGGTGAGCGTCCACTCGATCCTGAGATCGAAGCCCATCTGAACGCCGAAAACGCTTATGCCGATCAGGTGATGATCGCGGCTCAGGCGTGGGAAGGCACCTTTGCCGTCAACATGATGGCCATGACGGCGGCGTCTGACCCGGTACCGTCCGCACCCAAAGGCGGATTTATTTACTACACCTATGTCCGCCCCGGCGAAGATCATCTGGTCCACGCCCGCAAACCCGCAGGCGGCGGCGATGAGCAGGTTCTGCTGGATGAACAGGCCCGGTCACGCGGCCAGAGCTATTACCGCGTCATCGAAGCCCAAATCTCCCCCGACCATAGCCTGTTCGTCTGGGCCGAAGACCTGAAAGGTTCCGACCGCCACCGCATCTGTGTCCATGACCTCAAAACCGGTGAGATCCGGTCGTGGGAAGACGGCTATGGCTGGTCGGGTTTGACGGTATCCGCCGACTCGCAGTGGGTGTTCTGGATCTGGCGCGATCCATATGGCCGCCCGGCCAAGGTCTACCGCGCCAATGCCCGCGGGCCGGTGGTGCAAACGCTCATTTACGAAGAAAAAGACCCGGCCCTGTTTGTGTCCATCGGGCGGATGGCGTCGGATGCCTATAACTTCATTCACATTTCCGGCCCCGATGTCGATGAATGGCGGCTGATCCCGGCAGATGCGCCGACGGCCGCGCCGCAACTTATGCAGGCGCGTAACGTTGGACTGCACTACGAAGTGTGCGACTGGAACGGCAAACTGGTCATCACAACCGATGCCGACGGCGCGGTCGATGGCAAGCTGATGACCGCCCTGCCCGGTCAGTCGGCCAGTGATTGGCAAGCTTTCCGACCTTACGCCGCCGGCACCCACATCCTCAGCGTCACGCCGTTTAAGGATCATTTGGTCATCCGCCAGCGCCGGGACGGCAAGCTTGAGATCGTGGTGATGTCAAAGGATGGTAAGACCGCGCAGGTCGCGTTCGATGAACCGGCCTATGATGTCACGGTGGCCGACGGTCAGGTCTTTTACGGCCACACCGTGCGTCTGATCTATCAGTCGCCGCGTACGCCGCCGCACCATATAGATTATGATATGGCGACCGGCACCCATACCGTAGTGACGCGCCAGACCATCGCCAATTTCGACCCGGAAAAATATGAGGTGCGCCGCCTGATGGCCCCGGCCCCCGATGGTGAGACCGTACCCCTGACGGTGCTGATGCGGACAGGCACCAAGCTGAACGGTCAGTCACCGCTGCTGATCTATGGCTATGGCGCCTACGGCCTGTCGTCAGAAGCCGAGTTTTCCATCCCTGCGCTGGCCCTGGTGAACGAGGGCTTTATCTACGCTATTGCCCATGTGCGCGGCGGATCAGAAAAAGGCCGTAACTGGTTCCTGAACGGACGGCGCTTCAAAAAGGCCAACAGCTTTACCGATTTCAACGCCTGCGCCGACTATCTGATCAAACACAAATATACCCGCAAACGTAAAATCGTCGCCTATGGCCTGTCGGCGGGCGGGCTGCTGGTCGGCGGGGCCATGAACCTGCGACCCGATCTTTATGCCGGGGTGATCGCGCAGGTGCCATTTGTCGATATGCTCAACACCATGTCGGATGACACCCACCCGCTGGTGCCTGCGTTCCGACCGGACTGGGGTGATCCGCTGACTGATCCGGTCGCCTATGACTATATCGCCGCGATCTCACCCTATGAGAATGTCCGCAAAGCCGCCTATCCGATGGTGCTGGCGACCGCCGGCGTGCGCGATGACCGCGTGAGTTACTGGGAAGCCGCCAAGTGGGTCGCCAACCTGCGTGTCCACACGACCTCGGATAAGCCAATCCTGTTCAAGGTCAACATGACCGCCGGTCACCAGAGCGCATCAGGCCTGTCGGATATCTATGCCCAGATGGCGACCTTCTGGGCCTTCGCGCAACTGAGTGTGTACGACGCATGA
- a CDS encoding TonB-dependent receptor, producing MKRLSDLKTYLLAGASLATAAFIMPVAAMAQETTTAEETVEVIVTASKRSERVRAVSGSVSAVGSDELKALGAQSLEDYIGRVPGVTFNKYLPGVSHVTLRGIATTSGNAQGQGTTGYFLNDVPLTEPGWTIAVPDIDTFDVNRVEVLRGPQGSLFGAASLGGAVNYIVNTANTSGYDAAIEATLSQTENADLSPGLKAMTNIPIIDDKLAIRIVGNYDKQSGYLDNIGLGKDGSNDITTSGGRVSLTFTPTTDTTVTWLSLFQTIDAEDSSYQLPALGDLKRSTAIEEPVNTDIQIHSLRVDHDLGWATFTGLASYQKKAQDWQFDFDGLRAVYNADLGLNLTNPLYIQSGGRSEGRSIETRLASAPSDTFEWLIGASYFRSDKDLYEQLGSVGAAAQFDASPLFGPGSGAVIAPNDDIFNAFFSRVEGSETALFGEANYYFAPKWKLTFGGRLFKTTVSDTPSSAGFGVYGAPPSTPVTSKTTEEGFSPKASLTYKPSDDLMVYGLVSKGFRFGTPNTAGLSAFPIPSGSTSDELVNFELGMRSNWLGNKLLVDATLFYVDWQDIQLRLQTPDFFNYAANGGSAKSQGVETSITFRPTENLDLSTAITYTDAVLTEDLFILWSGTAPKGSRLAGSSEWTAANTATYRFGGNYNPVLMLTHQFVSEGYSDMNSSIPGATPNLQGDYNLINARLRATLGKTTVAVFANNISDERGVTRTVAEINGIGDGIVRPRTVGVSLSWAY from the coding sequence ATGAAAAGACTGAGTGACTTAAAAACATATCTATTAGCCGGCGCGTCGTTAGCCACCGCCGCGTTTATCATGCCCGTCGCCGCAATGGCTCAGGAGACCACCACCGCTGAAGAGACCGTTGAAGTGATCGTCACCGCCTCCAAGCGCTCTGAGCGCGTGAGAGCGGTCTCAGGTTCGGTCAGTGCGGTCGGCTCCGATGAACTCAAAGCCCTCGGCGCCCAGAGCCTTGAGGACTATATCGGCCGCGTACCGGGCGTGACGTTTAACAAATACCTGCCGGGCGTCTCCCACGTCACCCTGCGCGGCATTGCCACCACTTCCGGCAACGCGCAAGGCCAAGGCACCACCGGCTATTTCCTCAATGACGTGCCGCTGACTGAGCCCGGCTGGACCATCGCCGTGCCCGATATTGACACATTTGATGTCAACCGCGTCGAAGTGCTGCGCGGCCCGCAAGGTTCCCTGTTTGGCGCGGCCTCTCTGGGTGGTGCGGTCAACTATATCGTCAATACGGCCAACACCAGCGGCTATGACGCGGCTATCGAAGCCACCCTGTCGCAGACCGAAAACGCGGACTTAAGCCCCGGCCTTAAGGCCATGACCAATATCCCGATCATCGACGATAAGCTGGCCATCCGCATCGTCGGCAATTACGATAAGCAGTCGGGCTACCTCGACAATATCGGTCTGGGCAAGGACGGTTCCAACGACATCACGACGTCTGGCGGGCGGGTGTCATTGACCTTTACGCCGACCACGGATACCACCGTCACCTGGTTAAGTCTGTTCCAGACCATTGATGCCGAGGATTCGTCCTATCAGCTTCCGGCTCTGGGCGACCTTAAGCGCTCGACCGCTATCGAAGAACCCGTCAATACCGACATTCAGATCCACAGCCTTCGCGTTGATCATGATCTGGGCTGGGCGACCTTTACGGGTCTGGCCTCCTACCAGAAAAAGGCACAGGACTGGCAGTTCGATTTCGACGGCCTGCGCGCCGTCTATAATGCCGATCTGGGCCTGAACCTGACCAATCCGCTCTATATCCAAAGCGGTGGTCGCAGTGAGGGTCGCTCGATTGAAACCCGTCTGGCGTCCGCGCCCAGCGATACCTTTGAATGGCTGATCGGGGCCAGCTACTTCCGCTCGGACAAAGACCTTTATGAGCAACTGGGCTCGGTTGGGGCGGCCGCGCAGTTTGACGCTTCGCCGCTGTTCGGGCCGGGGTCAGGTGCCGTCATCGCGCCTAATGACGACATCTTTAACGCCTTCTTTAGCCGCGTCGAAGGCTCCGAGACCGCCCTGTTCGGGGAAGCTAACTACTATTTCGCGCCGAAATGGAAGCTGACCTTCGGAGGCCGTCTGTTCAAGACGACCGTGTCCGATACGCCAAGCTCGGCCGGTTTTGGCGTTTACGGCGCCCCGCCATCCACGCCGGTGACGTCGAAAACGACCGAGGAAGGCTTCTCGCCCAAGGCGTCGCTGACCTATAAGCCGTCTGACGATCTGATGGTCTATGGTCTGGTCTCTAAGGGCTTCCGCTTTGGCACGCCTAATACGGCGGGCTTAAGCGCCTTCCCGATCCCGTCGGGTTCGACCTCGGACGAACTGGTCAATTTTGAGCTGGGTATGCGGTCGAACTGGCTGGGCAATAAGTTACTGGTTGATGCGACCCTGTTCTACGTCGACTGGCAGGACATTCAGCTTCGCCTGCAAACGCCGGACTTCTTCAACTATGCGGCCAATGGCGGCTCGGCCAAGTCGCAAGGCGTGGAAACCTCGATTACCTTCCGGCCGACCGAAAACCTCGATCTGTCGACCGCCATCACCTATACCGATGCCGTCCTGACCGAAGACCTGTTTATCCTGTGGTCAGGTACGGCCCCCAAGGGCTCGCGTCTGGCCGGATCGTCGGAATGGACGGCCGCCAATACCGCCACCTACCGCTTTGGTGGCAACTATAACCCGGTGCTGATGCTGACCCATCAGTTTGTGTCTGAAGGCTATAGCGACATGAACTCCTCCATTCCGGGAGCGACGCCGAACCTTCAGGGCGATTATAACCTGATCAATGCCCGCCTGCGTGCCACCCTGGGCAAGACCACGGTTGCGGTCTTTGCCAATAATATCTCTGATGAGCGGGGCGTTACCCGCACCGTCGCCGAGATCAACGGCATCGGCGACGGTATCGTGCGTCCGCGCACGGTTGGCGTCTCGCTGTCGTGGGCGTATTAA
- a CDS encoding histone deacetylase family protein translates to MICIHSPASLGQNPQSFFRHGNLRDHPETSERYRILLGAIQGHEIIEARDHGTNPIRAVHNDDYVDFLMTAWGRRSELVGITDQLVATQFPRVGMNARPAGLQGQLGYYLGDTSTSIREDTWSAIAGSAHAAVDAADYALKAGKAYALCRPPGHHAYSGYGSGFCYLNNAAIAAQRLREAGETVAVLDIDVHHGNGTQGVFYERDDVLTVSVHAETSAYFPFYSGYEAETGTGAGEGFNINLALDHGLGDEPWLAAIARGLDAISAYGATALVVSLGLDASEHDPIGVLKVTTAGFEQAGALIALAGLPMAIIQEGGYICEALSHNLAAFLAGAD, encoded by the coding sequence ATGATCTGCATCCATTCACCCGCAAGTCTGGGTCAGAACCCGCAAAGCTTTTTCCGGCATGGTAATCTGCGCGATCATCCCGAAACGTCCGAACGCTACCGCATATTGCTGGGGGCTATCCAGGGCCATGAGATCATTGAGGCCCGCGATCATGGCACCAACCCGATCCGAGCGGTGCATAATGATGACTATGTTGATTTTCTGATGACCGCGTGGGGTAGGCGGTCTGAACTGGTGGGTATTACGGATCAGCTTGTCGCCACCCAGTTTCCGCGTGTCGGTATGAATGCGAGACCCGCCGGATTGCAGGGGCAGTTGGGCTACTATCTGGGCGACACCTCAACCTCGATCCGTGAGGATACGTGGAGCGCCATTGCGGGCTCGGCCCACGCAGCGGTCGATGCGGCGGACTATGCGCTCAAGGCCGGTAAAGCCTATGCCCTGTGCCGTCCGCCGGGGCATCATGCCTATAGCGGCTACGGCAGCGGGTTTTGTTATCTGAACAATGCCGCTATCGCCGCCCAAAGGCTGCGCGAGGCGGGCGAAACCGTCGCCGTGCTAGACATCGATGTTCACCACGGCAACGGCACCCAAGGGGTGTTCTATGAGCGCGATGACGTTTTGACCGTCTCGGTCCACGCCGAAACCTCAGCCTATTTCCCGTTCTATTCCGGCTATGAGGCCGAAACAGGAACCGGCGCGGGGGAGGGGTTCAATATCAATCTGGCGCTGGATCATGGTCTGGGCGATGAGCCGTGGCTGGCCGCGATTGCGCGCGGGCTTGACGCGATTAGCGCCTATGGGGCCACGGCGCTTGTGGTGTCGCTGGGGCTTGATGCCTCAGAGCATGACCCGATCGGGGTGCTCAAAGTCACGACCGCAGGCTTTGAGCAGGCGGGCGCATTGATCGCCTTAGCCGGCCTTCCGATGGCGATCATTCAGGAAGGCGGCTATATCTGCGAGGCCCTGTCGCATAATCTGGCGGCGTTTCTGGCCGGGGCGGATTAG
- a CDS encoding RNA polymerase sigma factor — translation MSIGWRRGVEPQRHDDEWAAIRLIVRRYALSRTRQPDLADDIAQQAVLNAIEYQQNHIVISLHALAFRIADNLIKGHYRRLKPISDISEIDGMACARPLPDRITEDRAETRAMLEALNKMPPLRRDVFMRRRLDGQSCEDIGRALNLNPKAIEKHITRALVDLHAARRKWREVETPDKTIKPDNDIAEGWAS, via the coding sequence GTGAGTATTGGCTGGAGACGCGGCGTGGAGCCTCAGCGGCATGACGATGAATGGGCGGCCATCCGCCTGATTGTGCGCCGTTATGCCCTAAGCCGCACCCGCCAGCCTGATCTGGCGGATGATATTGCGCAGCAAGCGGTGCTGAACGCCATTGAATATCAGCAAAATCATATTGTTATCAGTCTTCACGCTTTGGCGTTTCGCATCGCGGATAACCTGATCAAGGGCCATTACCGCAGGCTTAAACCCATTTCGGACATCAGTGAAATTGATGGCATGGCTTGCGCACGTCCCTTGCCGGATCGGATCACCGAGGATCGCGCCGAAACGCGGGCCATGCTGGAGGCGCTGAACAAGATGCCGCCGCTCAGGCGTGATGTGTTTATGCGTCGCCGTCTTGATGGCCAAAGCTGCGAAGATATCGGCCGGGCCCTTAATCTTAACCCGAAGGCGATCGAAAAGCATATTACGCGGGCGCTGGTCGATCTGCATGCCGCGCGCCGCAAATGGCGAGAGGTTGAGACGCCCGACAAAACTATAAAACCGGATAACGATATAGCAGAAGGGTGGGCGTCATGA
- a CDS encoding FecR family protein, with amino-acid sequence MIRVVNEPNLLSVEDEAAAWVVAMMAETVQAHTERQFELWIKAHPDHAQAYADMCATWHAAPVEDALTVKRQQCTSRRFMGVVVGGALAACLVLGFVGLNTKTLSLTGSAKPQYSASLMTGPGDIQDVALPDGTRIALSGNSALTVRFDRGVRQVNLTRGEAFFDVAHEANRPFQIAANAAQVVVLGTAFNIDLPDDKATEISVYRGKVQVEAGGQVNRLSVGQKLISRGSGVVRETFEASEAPDWREGWYEAEDVPLKRLIAEVNRFSKIPVEIGDPDLAKKMVSGRFKVSDPALVLNGLTQVYGVRATQENKVIVLTN; translated from the coding sequence ATGATCAGGGTTGTGAACGAGCCAAACCTTTTGTCGGTTGAAGATGAGGCCGCGGCCTGGGTTGTGGCCATGATGGCGGAGACTGTGCAGGCCCATACTGAACGTCAGTTTGAACTGTGGATCAAGGCGCACCCCGACCATGCGCAGGCCTATGCTGACATGTGCGCCACCTGGCATGCGGCCCCGGTTGAAGACGCCCTGACGGTTAAGCGACAGCAGTGTACATCGCGCCGGTTTATGGGTGTGGTGGTGGGTGGGGCGCTGGCCGCCTGTCTGGTGCTGGGGTTTGTGGGGTTAAATACGAAAACCCTGTCCCTCACCGGGTCTGCAAAACCCCAATATAGCGCCAGTCTTATGACCGGGCCGGGTGACATTCAGGACGTGGCCTTACCCGATGGCACCCGCATCGCCTTAAGTGGTAATTCAGCGCTTACCGTGCGTTTTGACCGCGGCGTAAGGCAGGTTAATCTGACGCGCGGTGAGGCCTTTTTTGATGTCGCCCATGAGGCAAACAGGCCGTTTCAGATCGCGGCCAATGCGGCTCAGGTTGTAGTGCTGGGCACGGCGTTTAACATCGATTTGCCGGACGATAAGGCGACGGAAATCTCAGTTTATCGCGGCAAGGTGCAGGTTGAAGCGGGCGGGCAGGTCAATCGGCTGAGCGTCGGCCAAAAGCTGATCAGCCGTGGCAGCGGGGTCGTGCGTGAAACTTTTGAAGCCTCTGAGGCACCTGACTGGCGTGAAGGCTGGTATGAAGCCGAGGACGTGCCGCTTAAGCGCCTGATCGCTGAAGTTAACCGTTTCTCGAAAATTCCGGTTGAGATTGGTGACCCGGATCTGGCTAAAAAGATGGTGTCTGGGCGGTTTAAAGTGTCGGATCCGGCGCTGGTGCTGAACGGTCTGACGCAGGTATATGGGGTGCGCGCCACTCAGGAAAATAAGGTCATTGTACTGACGAATTAG